The window AGGTTTAGGGAATTTTACTTCTGCTGTAACATTGAGTTGTTCTGTTCCTTCCCCTATAACATTTTCTACTTTGAATAATTCTTTAAATACATCTACTCCTGTAGCTCCCACTACAACCTCTATTTGAACTGTTTCTGTTACCTTTACAAACAACTCTATAACTGCTGTTTGTTTAGCAATACTTCTGTCATTATTATCAATAATATGATCGATAAATTCTACTCTAGGATATACCTGAACATTCATTCCTGGCCGTGCACCAGGGATATCAATAAATTGGGTAAATTTTTCATCTACAGATTTTTCTTTAACTATACCTTTTCTTTCTTCCACATAGTAGATTTGCTTATGAAGAATTCCTTCAATAATCACCTTATCCTCAATTACCCTAGCATTTACATCTTTAAAGGCACTATCCACAGTCATTATTTTTTTCACTGGATCAGGAAATTCTACATCGGCAATTACAGATGTTTGAACTGTTCCTTCTCCTATAACGTTTTGTACTTTTACAAGTTCTTTATAGGTTATAATATGGGGTCCTATAATATCAGTAACTACCTCAACCTGTACAGTTTCTGTTACTTTTACAAATATTTCTAAGATCGCTGTTTGTTTAACTTTAGTTTTATGTCCTGGATGGTGACCAGATTGTAAAGCCATTTCATCTTCTTCTCGATGCTTTTTAGTAGGTAAGATTTCAAACCTTACATCTTCTACTCTAACTTTAACTTGGGCGTGGTTTCCTGGATATGCTCCATTGATGTGAACAAATTGAGTAAACTTCTCAGGTGGTAATGTTTCTGAATAAACAATATCATCTTCTCCTACATAATAAACTTGTTTGACGATTACCCCTTCAACAATAACTTTATCTTCAATGACATTTGTTTTAATTTGGTCTGCCGGTATTGTTACTTCTGGGGTTAAAAATCTCTTAACACGTCTTGGTAAATTAAACTCTCGAACAACGGAAAACTGTTTTTTATCTTCTCCGATAACATAGTCAAGTTTTAATAGTTCTTTTATTACTTCAACTTTAGGCTTTTTGCCATCATAATAAGTCATCTTTTATCCTCCTCTCTCTTTTTACCTTATACATATTCCTTCTCATTCTATGAATATGCTATAAATGTCTAATATGTGTTAGTTTTTTTAAAAAAAGTAAATATTTTTTAAAGTAAATTTTCCCTGATTTCTAGATATGCTTTGTACCCTATATCTATTAATTCCTTTGTTTTATCGAAGTTTCCTAAATTCACTGTTGGTATATTAGGTTTAATTACTATATCTGGAATAGCAAAATATTTACTATTATCCACAGCAACAGTTATTACCCTACTACCTAAATCAATTATTCCCTGAGGTCTATTATCAAAGGGAGGTCTTTTTGTAACTTCAACAGAGATCGTTTTTTTACAACCTAATTTTTTAACTAAAAAAACTGGTACATTATTAGTTAAACCTCCATCAATAAAATATCCTTCTTTATAATTAACTCCCCTATAAACCAAAGGAATTGAAATACTTGCCCGTATAGCTAAATATAATGGTATTTCTGAAATAACTAATCCTTCAAAATCACTAAAAGCCTGAGGCACATTAGTAAATATAGTATCTAAACCTGTATTTATATCTACAGCAGTAATTGCTAAAGGAGTTTTAATGGTAGAAATATCTTCTTCACCAAAAATTTGTTTAAGAATTTTTGTCATCCGTTCACCCTTTAATAAACTCCAATAGTTAGTGTTTTCTAGACTAAAATTACCTAATAACAAACAGAAATATCCTTTAATAATTGACCAAATATTTATCCTTACATCTAAAACATCTTTTTGTTCCAAAGTATTTACTACATCTATTAAATCTCGATAGGATTTTCCTTTAGCAAGGGCTGCTGCCATAATAGCTCCTACACTACTTCCACTAACAGCACTAATTGGAATATTATCCCTTTGAAGCCCTTTCAAAACTCCTATATGGGCAATTCCCCTTTGCCCTCCGCCACTAAAACTTACCCCCACATATATATCACCCCTCTTTTACATAATACTCAAGTTTTCTAAAAATGTGCAAATAAAAAAAGCGCCATTCGGCGCACTTAAATTCATTTATATTTTATAGTGCTCTCCATGAACTCCTATATAATCTTTGGGATACATTTCTGCTCCACAACTCTCACAGCTAAATCTAGGTGGTATTG is drawn from Anaerobranca gottschalkii DSM 13577 and contains these coding sequences:
- a CDS encoding patatin-like phospholipase family protein — its product is MGVSFSGGGQRGIAHIGVLKGLQRDNIPISAVSGSSVGAIMAAALAKGKSYRDLIDVVNTLEQKDVLDVRINIWSIIKGYFCLLLGNFSLENTNYWSLLKGERMTKILKQIFGEEDISTIKTPLAITAVDINTGLDTIFTNVPQAFSDFEGLVISEIPLYLAIRASISIPLVYRGVNYKEGYFIDGGLTNNVPVFLVKKLGCKKTISVEVTKRPPFDNRPQGIIDLGSRVITVAVDNSKYFAIPDIVIKPNIPTVNLGNFDKTKELIDIGYKAYLEIRENLL
- a CDS encoding DUF3794 and LysM peptidoglycan-binding domain-containing protein, producing the protein MTYYDGKKPKVEVIKELLKLDYVIGEDKKQFSVVREFNLPRRVKRFLTPEVTIPADQIKTNVIEDKVIVEGVIVKQVYYVGEDDIVYSETLPPEKFTQFVHINGAYPGNHAQVKVRVEDVRFEILPTKKHREEDEMALQSGHHPGHKTKVKQTAILEIFVKVTETVQVEVVTDIIGPHIITYKELVKVQNVIGEGTVQTSVIADVEFPDPVKKIMTVDSAFKDVNARVIEDKVIIEGILHKQIYYVEERKGIVKEKSVDEKFTQFIDIPGARPGMNVQVYPRVEFIDHIIDNNDRSIAKQTAVIELFVKVTETVQIEVVVGATGVDVFKELFKVENVIGEGTEQLNVTAEVKFPKPAKKIANIVADVNITEVKPIDNKVIIKGELEKQVFYVDEQTNVLKELTLPTEPFTHFVHIEGVRPGMNVDVTPRVEYTKIDLSDNGLTGRQTAVLELFVKVTETVQIEVVTDVNVPDDDLCPPDATYIIYVVQPGDTLFKIAKRFGISLNDLIKANKDTIPDPNLIFPGQKIIIPCVPKPKG